The proteins below come from a single Pedobacter aquae genomic window:
- a CDS encoding alpha-L-fucosidase: MMMRNSFIKIFTIACMLPFALHGQNRSNEENAKHYLPKSDKQYTYTSGYIEENPVAEYTWASEKAYEAFNDMKFGVRIHWGLYSVIKQEKESWPLLKLPNEQKQAYFDMYKTWNPTGFNADSWMELFKESGMKMFAFTTKHHEGFSLFDTKTRVKKRVNYTAPGGPVIEDCDVAYSIMEGPFKRDIVKELTDAARKRDIKIDLYYSNPDWYDADFRPYVWHPLQTPSSATLAVRGKDYKPEGAIESHYGKNGPIMAPDPTPKEVERAMLRHREQLKELLTNYGKIDMICLDMWFGPAVWHYLRETMIELRKIQPDVMFRARGIGNYGDYYTPEGFVPGAKENTQVPWFVIYPLGRTFSYEAEADKHKGAKWVVQNIVDCAAKGGNFMVGVGPDGDGKFHPTAEEQLKQTGKWLKTNGEAIYGTRAREGEHWKEGDSIRYTRSKDSKTLYVHSFEWPNKTLNLKTVQPVKGSKIFLIGSEKPLKWKYSSKKGLDIYVPAELKNTIPADEQLIYSFKIAQ; encoded by the coding sequence ATGATGATGAGAAATAGCTTTATAAAAATATTTACCATAGCATGTATGCTTCCTTTTGCGCTTCATGGGCAAAACAGAAGTAACGAGGAAAATGCGAAGCATTATTTGCCAAAATCAGATAAGCAGTACACCTATACCAGCGGTTACATAGAAGAAAACCCAGTTGCAGAATATACTTGGGCATCAGAAAAAGCTTACGAAGCTTTTAACGATATGAAATTTGGTGTTCGTATACACTGGGGTTTATATTCTGTTATTAAACAAGAGAAAGAATCTTGGCCATTGCTAAAACTTCCTAACGAGCAAAAGCAAGCTTATTTTGATATGTATAAAACTTGGAACCCAACAGGTTTTAATGCAGATAGTTGGATGGAATTATTTAAAGAAAGCGGCATGAAAATGTTTGCTTTCACCACCAAGCATCACGAAGGTTTTTCTTTGTTTGATACCAAGACCAGGGTAAAAAAGAGGGTAAATTATACTGCCCCCGGTGGCCCAGTTATAGAAGATTGCGATGTTGCTTATAGCATTATGGAAGGTCCCTTTAAACGAGATATTGTTAAAGAACTAACAGATGCTGCCAGAAAAAGAGATATTAAAATAGATTTATACTACTCTAACCCAGATTGGTATGATGCTGATTTTCGTCCTTATGTTTGGCATCCTTTGCAAACACCTTCTTCTGCAACTTTAGCGGTAAGAGGTAAAGATTATAAGCCAGAAGGTGCTATAGAATCTCATTACGGTAAAAATGGGCCTATCATGGCACCAGACCCTACACCAAAAGAAGTTGAGAGAGCCATGTTGCGCCACCGCGAGCAATTGAAAGAGCTATTAACCAATTACGGTAAAATAGATATGATTTGCTTGGATATGTGGTTTGGTCCGGCGGTATGGCATTACCTCAGAGAAACCATGATAGAACTACGTAAAATACAACCCGATGTCATGTTTAGAGCCCGTGGTATAGGTAATTATGGAGATTACTATACCCCAGAAGGTTTTGTGCCCGGTGCAAAAGAAAATACACAAGTGCCTTGGTTTGTGATATATCCTTTAGGCCGCACTTTTTCTTATGAAGCTGAGGCCGATAAGCATAAAGGAGCAAAATGGGTAGTACAAAATATAGTAGACTGCGCCGCAAAAGGTGGTAATTTTATGGTTGGGGTTGGCCCCGATGGCGATGGTAAATTTCATCCAACAGCAGAAGAACAATTGAAACAAACCGGTAAATGGCTAAAAACAAACGGAGAAGCTATTTACGGAACCAGAGCCCGCGAAGGCGAGCACTGGAAAGAAGGAGACAGTATCCGTTATACCCGTTCAAAAGATAGTAAAACCTTATATGTACATAGTTTTGAGTGGCCTAATAAAACCCTAAATCTTAAAACGGTACAGCCTGTTAAAGGCTCTAAAATTTTCTTAATTGGTTCAGAGAAGCCATTAAAATGGAAATATTCTTCTAAAAAAGGCTTAGATATTTATGTGCCTGCCGAATTAAAAAATACGATTCCGGCAGATGAACAATTGATTTATTCTTTTAAAATAGCTCAATAA
- a CDS encoding L-rhamnose mutarotase gives MTRYCLALDLVDDEKLIAEYEHWHKAENGWPEIKKSILDAHITAMEIYRTGNRLFMIMDTSDDFSFDEKAKADAENPKVQEWEKLMWKFQQPLAWAKEGEKWILMNKIFELKA, from the coding sequence ATGACAAGATACTGTTTAGCGCTAGACCTAGTTGATGATGAAAAGCTTATTGCAGAATATGAACATTGGCATAAAGCAGAAAATGGTTGGCCCGAGATTAAAAAAAGCATCTTGGATGCACACATAACTGCCATGGAAATTTACAGAACAGGCAACAGGTTATTTATGATTATGGATACCAGTGATGATTTTAGTTTTGATGAAAAGGCTAAAGCCGATGCTGAAAATCCTAAGGTACAAGAATGGGAAAAATTGATGTGGAAATTTCAACAGCCGCTAGCTTGGGCAAAAGAAGGCGAGAAATGGATACTCATGAACAAAATATTTGAATTAAAAGCTTAA
- a CDS encoding SDR family NAD(P)-dependent oxidoreductase encodes MELTNKVALITGGTQGIGAETALKLARDGAHISLVARNTDDQSLINEIKSLGRNCILLKGDMSKPEDCERVVAETIAALGDIDVLVHSAGGAAPGGLLNGAKDVWYSAFDIHIHAVFHLCMAAVPSMKRKGSGGIILISSAAGLRGVKGALAYAVVKGALPQFTRALAYELSEFDIKVNCVSPGVIRTRFQDFLKPEQVKNNIENRIPLKREGKPEDVADAVAMLLKNDFITGENVVIDGGMSMRIC; translated from the coding sequence ATGGAATTAACAAATAAAGTAGCCCTTATTACGGGTGGTACACAAGGTATTGGAGCAGAAACCGCATTAAAACTTGCTCGTGATGGGGCGCATATCAGTTTAGTAGCCAGAAATACAGATGACCAATCTTTAATTAATGAAATTAAAAGCTTAGGTAGAAACTGCATATTGCTTAAAGGCGATATGAGTAAGCCTGAAGATTGTGAACGTGTGGTAGCAGAAACTATTGCAGCTTTAGGAGATATAGATGTTTTGGTACATTCTGCTGGTGGTGCAGCTCCAGGTGGATTGCTAAATGGGGCTAAAGATGTTTGGTACAGTGCTTTTGATATTCATATACATGCAGTTTTTCATTTATGTATGGCCGCTGTACCTTCTATGAAAAGAAAAGGCTCTGGTGGTATTATACTTATTTCATCAGCAGCGGGTTTAAGAGGTGTTAAAGGCGCTTTAGCTTATGCGGTAGTTAAAGGTGCTTTACCTCAGTTTACAAGAGCTTTAGCTTATGAACTTTCTGAGTTTGATATTAAAGTTAATTGTGTTTCTCCGGGTGTAATTCGTACCCGTTTTCAAGATTTCTTAAAACCAGAGCAAGTAAAAAATAATATAGAAAACCGTATCCCATTAAAAAGAGAAGGCAAACCAGAAGACGTAGCAGATGCAGTTGCCATGTTGCTTAAAAACGATTTTATAACTGGCGAAAACGTAGTTATAGATGGCGGTATGAGCATGCGTATTTGCTAA
- a CDS encoding glycoside hydrolase family 95-like protein: MQSHSNELYLLPAVPKDLKDGNINGLRARGGYGVNISWANQQLKEATITSKFAQTCNLRSKTPVKILLNKQVIKLTKAADNLYTFNVEAGKTYTVLPN; the protein is encoded by the coding sequence ATGCAAAGTCACTCTAACGAATTATACCTATTGCCAGCTGTACCAAAAGATTTAAAAGATGGCAATATCAATGGATTAAGGGCCAGAGGAGGCTATGGTGTTAACATCAGTTGGGCAAATCAACAATTAAAAGAAGCTACAATTACCTCAAAATTTGCGCAAACCTGCAACTTAAGAAGTAAAACACCAGTGAAAATCCTGCTGAATAAACAGGTAATTAAGCTTACAAAAGCAGCCGATAATTTATATACTTTTAACGTAGAAGCAGGTAAGACTTATACCGTTTTACCCAACTAA
- a CDS encoding MFS transporter, whose amino-acid sequence MVSNGFSGFAIDKLGTKLGYSICMAFWTTAAMLHALARLPWHFGLARFFLGIGEAGNWPSAIKLTSEWFPQSERSTASGIFNSGSAIGAVVAPPLIAFLGTVYGWKATFIIVGSLGYIWLIAFWFTYYTPKQALEETKLRTIPAKKLIKNKFVLGFTLSKVLMDPVWYFITFWIGRYLVDVHGWDLAMIGWFAMIPFISADFGNILGGLFTQTLIKRGMAVPKARKLAVTIFGLMTAGSLILGPLIITSPAIAIAVLAVAGFGYSSYTANSMAFPADVVPKNATASVWGLASVGSGLGGAIFQSISGVTVKNFSDTYGYASAYNTVFIGYGVLAMLGLCVVLFVIGPLVRDEELHAYVNQDNPQENQSN is encoded by the coding sequence ATGGTTTCAAACGGTTTTTCTGGCTTTGCTATAGATAAATTAGGAACCAAATTGGGTTATTCTATTTGTATGGCGTTTTGGACTACCGCTGCTATGTTACATGCTTTAGCAAGATTACCATGGCATTTTGGTTTAGCCCGTTTCTTTTTGGGTATTGGCGAGGCGGGTAACTGGCCATCAGCCATTAAACTAACTAGCGAGTGGTTTCCGCAGAGCGAGCGCTCTACAGCATCGGGTATTTTTAACAGCGGTTCTGCAATAGGAGCTGTAGTTGCCCCGCCATTAATTGCCTTTTTAGGTACTGTTTATGGTTGGAAAGCTACTTTTATTATTGTAGGTTCTTTAGGTTATATATGGCTTATTGCTTTTTGGTTTACTTATTATACCCCAAAACAAGCCTTAGAAGAAACCAAATTAAGAACCATCCCGGCTAAAAAACTCATCAAAAACAAATTTGTATTAGGTTTTACTTTATCTAAAGTATTGATGGATCCTGTATGGTATTTCATAACATTTTGGATAGGACGTTATTTGGTTGATGTTCACGGTTGGGATTTAGCCATGATAGGTTGGTTTGCCATGATACCTTTTATCTCTGCCGATTTTGGAAATATATTAGGAGGCTTATTTACCCAAACTTTAATTAAAAGAGGCATGGCTGTACCTAAAGCCAGAAAATTAGCTGTTACCATTTTTGGGCTGATGACCGCTGGCTCATTAATATTAGGGCCATTAATTATTACCTCTCCGGCAATTGCAATAGCTGTTTTAGCAGTAGCAGGTTTTGGCTACTCTTCTTACACAGCTAATTCTATGGCTTTCCCTGCCGATGTTGTTCCAAAAAATGCTACCGCATCTGTTTGGGGTTTGGCAAGTGTGGGTTCTGGTTTAGGCGGAGCTATTTTTCAATCTATATCTGGTGTAACGGTAAAGAATTTTTCTGACACTTATGGCTATGCTTCGGCATACAATACCGTGTTTATAGGCTATGGCGTTTTAGCGATGTTGGGCTTGTGCGTTGTGCTATTTGTTATAGGGCCTTTGGTAAGAGATGAAGAATTGCATGCTTATGTAAATCAGGATAATCCTCAAGAAAATCAATCAAATTAA
- a CDS encoding RbsD/FucU family protein: MLKTQLLHPEILMELGRNGHGSKILISDGNFPVNTCTPQTAKKVYLNLTPGVLNVVDVLKVIKNFIPVEKAYIMQPPDETPQPIHHEFKQILDEDTPFEALKRYEFYDIAKTPDVCLAIATAEVRRFANIILEIGVIRPE; this comes from the coding sequence ATGTTAAAAACACAACTACTACATCCTGAAATATTAATGGAACTAGGTCGTAACGGACATGGTTCAAAAATTTTAATTTCTGATGGTAATTTTCCGGTAAATACCTGTACGCCGCAAACGGCTAAAAAGGTTTATTTAAATCTTACCCCAGGCGTTTTAAATGTTGTTGATGTATTAAAAGTGATTAAAAACTTCATCCCGGTAGAGAAAGCCTACATCATGCAGCCACCAGATGAAACACCACAACCTATCCATCATGAATTTAAACAAATTCTTGACGAGGATACACCATTTGAAGCCCTAAAAAGATATGAGTTTTATGATATTGCCAAAACACCAGATGTTTGCTTAGCCATAGCTACGGCAGAGGTAAGGAGGTTTGCTAATATTATTTTAGAAATAGGCGTTATTAGGCCAGAATAA
- a CDS encoding bifunctional 4-hydroxy-2-oxoglutarate aldolase/2-dehydro-3-deoxy-phosphogluconate aldolase — MQTLNHIYQHKIVAIIRGVSADKAKDVAFALAEGGVKILEITLNSPKALQVIEQLADSIGKQVLIGAGTVLDPESARAAIYAGAKFILSPTVDINTIHMTRRHGAVSIPGAYTPTEILNAYAWGGDIVKVFPASAGVAYIKDVKGPLPQIPIMPTGGVGLDNIKEFKKIGAVAYGIGSSLVDAKQTINDDYLKQLTSKAKQFIEAVQ, encoded by the coding sequence ATGCAAACATTAAATCATATATATCAACATAAAATTGTAGCCATTATCAGAGGTGTTTCCGCCGATAAGGCTAAGGATGTGGCTTTTGCTTTAGCAGAGGGAGGTGTGAAAATTTTAGAAATTACCTTAAACTCTCCAAAAGCCTTACAAGTTATAGAACAATTGGCAGATAGTATCGGAAAACAAGTTTTAATAGGCGCAGGTACTGTTTTAGATCCAGAATCTGCTAGAGCAGCAATTTACGCTGGGGCGAAGTTTATTTTATCGCCAACGGTAGATATCAATACCATACACATGACCAGAAGGCATGGTGCGGTAAGTATTCCTGGCGCTTATACTCCAACAGAAATTTTAAATGCTTATGCTTGGGGTGGCGATATTGTTAAAGTTTTTCCAGCAAGTGCAGGTGTGGCGTATATCAAGGATGTAAAAGGGCCTTTACCTCAAATTCCTATCATGCCAACCGGAGGTGTTGGTTTAGATAATATCAAAGAGTTTAAGAAAATTGGTGCTGTGGCTTACGGAATAGGGAGTTCTTTGGTTGATGCTAAGCAAACCATCAATGACGATTATTTAAAACAATTGACTTCAAAAGCTAAACAGTTTATAGAGGCTGTTCAATAA
- the dgoD gene encoding galactonate dehydratase has protein sequence MKITGYELYQVPPRWLFLKIETSEGIVGWGEPVVEGKAATVKAAVQELMEGLIGKDPQNIEDHWNMMYRAGFYRGGPILMSAIAGIDQALWDIKGKFYNTPIYQLLGGKARDTMKVYSWIGGDRPAEVGTAAKEMIDKGFKAVKMNATEELQIIDTYDKIDAAIARIAAVREAVGPAVGIGIDFHGRVHKPMAKILAKELEAYRPMFIEEPVLPENNEALREIVNLTSIPIATGERMFSRWQFKDLLIGGYADIIQPDLSHAGGITECKKIFSMAEAFDVAVAPHCPLGPIALAACLQVDATSYNAFIQEQSLGIHYNQGSDILDYIVDKNVFKYEDGYVKIPDGPGLGIEINEDHVKAMAKVGHNWKNPVWRHQDGSIAEW, from the coding sequence ATGAAAATTACAGGTTACGAATTATATCAAGTTCCGCCAAGATGGTTATTTCTTAAAATAGAAACCAGTGAAGGTATTGTAGGCTGGGGCGAGCCCGTTGTTGAAGGTAAAGCAGCCACAGTTAAAGCCGCTGTTCAAGAATTAATGGAAGGCTTAATTGGTAAAGACCCTCAAAATATTGAAGACCATTGGAATATGATGTACCGAGCAGGTTTTTATCGTGGTGGTCCTATTTTAATGAGTGCCATTGCCGGTATAGACCAAGCGCTTTGGGATATTAAAGGTAAATTCTATAATACGCCAATTTATCAATTATTAGGAGGTAAAGCTCGTGATACCATGAAGGTTTACTCGTGGATAGGTGGCGACCGCCCTGCTGAAGTAGGTACAGCAGCCAAAGAAATGATAGATAAAGGCTTTAAGGCAGTAAAAATGAATGCTACCGAAGAGCTTCAAATCATAGATACTTATGATAAAATTGATGCTGCCATTGCTCGTATTGCTGCTGTTAGAGAAGCTGTTGGGCCGGCTGTTGGTATAGGTATAGATTTTCATGGCAGGGTGCACAAACCTATGGCCAAAATTTTAGCTAAAGAGCTAGAGGCTTACAGACCTATGTTTATAGAAGAACCCGTTTTACCAGAAAATAACGAAGCATTAAGAGAAATTGTCAATTTAACTTCTATTCCTATTGCTACTGGTGAGCGTATGTTTTCTAGATGGCAGTTTAAAGATTTATTAATTGGTGGTTATGCAGATATTATTCAGCCAGATTTATCCCACGCAGGTGGTATAACAGAGTGTAAAAAGATATTCTCTATGGCAGAAGCTTTTGATGTTGCTGTAGCGCCACATTGCCCGCTAGGCCCTATTGCTTTAGCAGCCTGTTTACAGGTAGATGCCACCAGTTATAATGCTTTTATTCAGGAGCAAAGTTTGGGTATCCACTACAATCAGGGTAGTGATATTTTAGATTATATCGTAGATAAAAATGTGTTTAAATATGAGGATGGTTATGTTAAAATACCAGACGGACCAGGCCTCGGTATAGAAATAAATGAAGACCACGTAAAAGCTATGGCTAAAGTTGGACACAATTGGAAAAACCCCGTTTGGCGTCATCAGGACGGAAGCATAGCAGAGTGGTAA
- a CDS encoding 2-dehydro-3-deoxygalactonokinase, with protein MNNLFLSCDWGTSSFRLRLIDAYGLKVLAEVSNAEGNASLFQKWKAAGADTDRRTDFYLSFLKENIDKISSEFGKSLDGLPIIISGMASSTVGMQELPYKELPFSLNGADLKVSHFQANADFSHPFTLVSGVCSQDDVIRGEEIQLVGCQPDKRIKEQVFIIPGTHSKHVFTVDDKAVGFSTYMTGELFSLLSSQSILATTVEKQGILTDDENTAAFKQGVLDSFKANLLHAMFWVRTNQLFNKFSKESNYYYLSGLLIGAELKELTGTEKAITLLSSGILSESYLLALETLGLAKQVSQKSVDEAIINGHYQLYMLHYQ; from the coding sequence ATGAATAATTTGTTTTTAAGTTGCGATTGGGGTACATCATCTTTCAGACTACGTTTGATAGATGCTTACGGTTTAAAGGTTTTAGCAGAAGTAAGCAATGCCGAAGGTAATGCTAGCTTATTCCAGAAATGGAAAGCGGCAGGGGCTGATACAGATAGAAGAACAGATTTTTATCTTTCCTTTTTAAAGGAAAATATTGATAAAATCAGTTCAGAATTTGGTAAAAGCTTAGATGGGCTACCAATTATTATTTCTGGTATGGCATCTTCTACGGTAGGCATGCAAGAGCTTCCATACAAAGAGCTTCCTTTTTCTTTAAACGGTGCCGATTTAAAGGTTTCTCATTTTCAAGCTAACGCAGATTTTTCTCATCCTTTTACCCTAGTTTCTGGTGTTTGCTCTCAAGATGATGTGATTAGAGGAGAAGAAATACAACTAGTAGGCTGCCAACCCGATAAGAGAATTAAGGAACAAGTTTTTATCATTCCGGGTACACATTCTAAACACGTTTTTACTGTTGATGATAAAGCTGTAGGCTTCTCTACTTACATGACGGGAGAACTTTTCAGCTTATTAAGCAGTCAAAGTATTTTAGCAACAACAGTAGAAAAACAAGGTATTTTAACAGATGATGAAAATACAGCAGCCTTTAAACAAGGTGTTTTAGATAGCTTTAAAGCTAATTTATTGCATGCTATGTTTTGGGTAAGAACCAACCAGTTGTTTAATAAATTTAGTAAAGAGAGCAATTATTACTATTTGAGTGGCTTATTAATTGGTGCCGAGCTGAAAGAATTAACAGGAACAGAAAAGGCTATAACTTTATTGTCTTCCGGTATCTTAAGCGAGAGCTACTTGTTAGCTTTAGAAACCTTAGGTTTAGCAAAGCAAGTATCACAAAAAAGTGTTGATGAAGCTATTATTAATGGCCATTATCAGCTTTACATGCTTCATTACCAATAG
- a CDS encoding FAD:protein FMN transferase, giving the protein MIFKARYYLVLLGLICTSFAPRQEIVQTYQINGYTQGTTYAVKYYASKALVSEEEIEVVLAQLNQSLSVYQDTSLISQFNLSKRGVLLDKHLGKVVKAAQKIAKASAGAFDITVFPLVEAWGFLGKEKQLLPDSLALQKILKNVGYQQLIIKKDSLIKINPAVKIDVNGIAQGYSVDVLADFLERKGIHHYIVEIGGELRIKGKKPDGSYPKIGIEAPSLEENSLQQIIIPKKGAITTSGSYRKFIESKGLKQTHLIDAKTGYPIKSKNISVTVYAKNAMLADAYDNVLMGMEIEEAFRFLKKHPNLEAFFIYQENGILKDTATIGFSKLIAP; this is encoded by the coding sequence ATGATATTTAAAGCTCGCTATTACCTTGTTTTATTAGGATTAATTTGTACATCTTTTGCTCCTAGGCAAGAGATAGTCCAAACTTATCAGATTAATGGTTATACACAAGGTACTACCTATGCTGTAAAATATTATGCATCTAAAGCATTAGTTTCTGAAGAGGAAATTGAAGTTGTCTTAGCCCAGCTCAACCAATCTTTATCTGTTTATCAGGATACATCACTGATAAGCCAATTTAATTTAAGCAAAAGAGGTGTTTTGTTAGATAAACATTTGGGCAAAGTGGTAAAAGCGGCTCAGAAAATAGCTAAAGCCTCTGCCGGCGCTTTTGATATTACTGTTTTTCCTTTAGTAGAAGCATGGGGTTTTTTAGGAAAAGAAAAGCAGCTACTGCCAGATAGCTTAGCACTACAAAAAATATTAAAGAATGTAGGCTACCAGCAATTAATCATCAAAAAAGATAGCTTAATAAAAATTAACCCTGCAGTAAAAATTGATGTTAATGGTATAGCACAAGGTTACTCTGTAGATGTTCTTGCAGATTTTTTAGAACGTAAAGGCATCCATCACTATATTGTGGAGATAGGCGGCGAGTTAAGAATAAAAGGCAAAAAGCCTGATGGCTCTTATCCTAAAATTGGAATAGAAGCGCCAAGCTTAGAAGAAAACTCCTTGCAGCAGATTATTATCCCAAAAAAAGGAGCTATCACAACATCTGGCAGCTATCGTAAATTCATAGAAAGTAAAGGTTTAAAGCAAACACATCTGATAGATGCTAAAACAGGTTATCCTATCAAAAGCAAAAATATTAGTGTAACGGTTTATGCTAAAAACGCTATGTTGGCAGATGCCTATGATAATGTTTTGATGGGGATGGAAATAGAAGAAGCTTTCCGCTTTTTAAAAAAACATCCAAACTTAGAAGCCTTTTTTATTTACCAAGAAAATGGGATTTTAAAAGATACTGCAACAATTGGCTTTTCTAAATTAATAGCGCCATGA
- a CDS encoding SusC/RagA family TonB-linked outer membrane protein: protein MKFYTLLVLLLILNTALMAQNVISGKVVSDDDKLPLPGVSVKISKSNAGTLTDVNGNFKISAKPDDVLIFSFIGFDSRSVTVGNQTNLSISLRSSNTVLDEIAVVGYGTQKKVNLTGSVQTLRLDSAVNTPVTNSAQLMYGKFSGVQLTQGSGLPGSDASSVIIRGIGTFGNSNPLVVIDDIQYSGLGAFNNLAPSDIETISVLKDASASAIYGARGANGVIVVTTKKGKSGTLDVSYNVYQGFQNVTVVPEYLDAVDYTILRNERDINLNGANAPIRYSPANIQAIIDGTNPDQYSNTKWSDVILRTAPIQNHYLSFAGGNDKTTFRVSLGYLNQEAVVRGKFENERFNLSLNINSKLKSWLTVSNVTNAYWTKFKGPSGGAGAITGETGIINQFQRSAPTIPVYYSSGEYGTVDGSYQNVNFSYPINHPLRSGELGDHSNDDINIAERIGVKANITKNLSFETSGAINLNYGMVSNFTPRFNTLDFNGDIVSAAANNTLSK, encoded by the coding sequence ATGAAGTTTTATACCCTTTTAGTATTACTGCTAATTTTGAACACCGCCTTAATGGCACAAAATGTAATTAGCGGAAAAGTCGTTTCAGACGACGATAAGTTACCTCTGCCCGGGGTAAGTGTGAAAATCTCAAAATCAAATGCTGGAACTTTAACAGATGTTAATGGTAATTTCAAAATATCGGCTAAGCCAGATGATGTTTTGATTTTTTCTTTTATAGGTTTTGATAGTAGAAGTGTAACCGTAGGAAATCAAACAAATTTATCTATTTCATTGCGTTCATCTAATACTGTATTAGATGAGATTGCTGTAGTAGGTTATGGTACACAGAAAAAAGTAAATTTAACAGGTTCTGTACAAACATTACGTTTAGATAGTGCTGTAAACACTCCAGTTACTAACTCAGCTCAGTTGATGTATGGTAAGTTTTCTGGGGTTCAATTAACTCAAGGTAGCGGACTTCCTGGTTCAGATGCTTCATCAGTTATTATTAGAGGTATTGGTACTTTTGGTAATTCTAACCCTCTTGTAGTTATTGATGATATACAGTATAGTGGCTTAGGAGCCTTCAATAACTTAGCTCCTTCAGATATTGAAACCATTTCTGTTTTAAAAGATGCTTCTGCTAGTGCAATTTATGGTGCTAGAGGAGCCAATGGGGTAATAGTTGTAACCACTAAAAAAGGTAAAAGCGGAACTTTAGATGTAAGCTATAATGTTTATCAAGGTTTCCAAAATGTAACGGTAGTACCAGAATACTTAGACGCAGTAGATTACACTATTTTAAGAAACGAGCGTGATATTAACTTAAACGGTGCAAACGCCCCTATAAGATACTCTCCTGCTAATATTCAAGCTATTATTGATGGTACTAATCCAGACCAGTATTCAAATACAAAATGGTCTGATGTTATCTTAAGAACTGCGCCAATACAAAACCATTATTTATCTTTTGCTGGTGGAAATGATAAAACTACTTTCAGAGTTTCTTTAGGTTATTTAAATCAAGAAGCTGTTGTAAGAGGTAAGTTTGAAAACGAAAGGTTTAACTTAAGTTTAAATATCAACTCTAAACTAAAAAGCTGGTTAACGGTTTCAAATGTTACTAATGCCTACTGGACTAAATTTAAAGGTCCTTCTGGTGGCGCTGGTGCTATTACAGGTGAAACTGGTATCATCAATCAATTTCAACGCTCTGCACCAACAATACCAGTTTATTACTCTTCAGGAGAATATGGTACAGTAGATGGTTCTTATCAAAATGTGAACTTTAGTTACCCTATAAACCATCCATTAAGAAGTGGCGAATTAGGAGATCACAGTAATGATGATATTAACATTGCTGAAAGAATAGGTGTAAAAGCCAATATCACTAAAAATCTATCTTTTGAGACTAGTGGTGCCATCAACTTAAATTATGGAATGGTATCTAACTTTACACCAAGATTTAACACTTTAGATTTCAACGGAGACATTGTTTCTGCTGCTGCAAATAATACTTTATCTAAATAG